A single genomic interval of Lathyrus oleraceus cultivar Zhongwan6 chromosome 7, CAAS_Psat_ZW6_1.0, whole genome shotgun sequence harbors:
- the LOC127105188 gene encoding pentatricopeptide repeat-containing protein At2g17140 produces MEETRKLMKAVHQNSTNPKLAWHLFKRILSSPSTSTSTHHHIPTITRILLAANMHHEIDNLTQLITSNHPNIAHHSLISILRILAQSPHHIDSAFSHFKSLRTQFPSTPLPLPLYHLLLRSSLQNNRPHFVTSLYTDMIQSGVSPQTYTFNLLLQSLCESNALDHALQLFDKMSEKGCYPNEFTAGILVRGFCRAGKTKEALEFIDNKLCFNVNRVVFNTLVSSFCKQDMNDEAEKLVERMREKGLFPDVVTFNSRISALCRAGKVFEASRIFRDMQMDGELGLPKPNVVTFNLMLKGFCQQGMMEEARSLVETMKKGGNFVNLESYNTWLLGLLRNGKLLEARSVLDEMVDNGIEPNIYSYNIVMDGLCRNHMMLDARRLMDLMVSNGVYPDTVTYTTLLHGYCSKGKVFEAKAVLNEMIRKGCHPNTYTCNTLLNSLWKQGRKVEAEEMLQKMNEKNYQLDTVTCNIVVNGLCRNGELEKASEVVSEMWTDGTDSIGKENSFAGLVNSVHNVPTSMPDVITYTTLISGLCKVGRLEEAKKKFIEMMAKNLHPDSVTYDTFVLSFCKQGKISSALRVLKDMERNGCSKTLQTYNSLIWGLGSKGQIFEIYGLMDEMRERGIRPDICTYNNMISCLCEVGKAKDATSLLHELLDKGISPNVSSFKILIKAFCKSGDFKVACELFDVALSVCGHKEALYSLMFNELLTGGKLSDAKELLEASLERSLLSKNFMYKDLIDKLCKNERLDDAHFLLQKLIDKGYDFDHSSFIPVIDGLSKRGNKQQADELARIMELALEGRDADRTCRNGNTVFRRKLHKDGGSDWQDIINRDVGSGIALKTLKRVEKGWGQGSILSLLPQKNDFLDY; encoded by the coding sequence ATGGAAGAAACAAGGAAGCTAATGAAAGCCGTTCATCAAAACAGCACCAACCCCAAATTGGCATGGCATCTCTTCAAGCGAATCCTCTCTTCTCCTTCCACTTCCACTTCAACTCACCACCACATCCCCACCATCACACGCATTCTCCTCGCCGCCAACATGCACCACGAAATCGACAATCTAACCCAACTCATCACCTCCAACCACCCCAACATTGCTCATCATTCCCTCATTTCAATTCTCCGTATATTGGCCCAATCACCCCACCACATTGATTCGGCTTTCTCCCATTTCAAATCCCTCAGAACCCAATTCCCATCAACTCCTCTCCCTCTTCCACTCTACCACCTCCTCCTCCGTTCAAGCCTCCAAAACAACCGTCCACATTTCGTTACTTCTTTGTACACTGACATGATTCAATCAGGGGTTAGTCCTCAAACCTACACTTTTAATCTTTTGCTTCAATCCCTTTGTGAGTCTAACGCTCTTGACCATGCCCTCCAACTGTTTGATAAAATGTCTGAAAAAGGATGTTACCCTAATGAGTTCACTGCTGGGATTCTTGTTCGCGGGTTTTGTCGAGCAGGCAAAACTAAAGAGGCTTTGGAGTTTATTGATAACAAGTTATGTTTTAATGTTAACAGGGTTGTGTTTAACACTCTTGTGTCTAGCTTCTGTAAACAGGATATGAATGACGAGGCTGAGAAATTGGTCGAGAGGATGAGAGAGAAGGGTCTGTTTCCTGATGTTGTTACTTTTAATTCTAGGATATCTGCGCTTTGTAGAGCAGGGAAGGTTTTCGAGGCGTCCAGGATTTTCAGGGATATGCAGATGGATGGAGAATTGGGACTTCCGAAGCCTAATGTTGTAACTTTTAATTTGATGCTTAAGGGGTTTTGCCAGCAAGGGATGATGGAGGAAGCCAGGTCTTTGGTTGAAACCATGAAGAAAGGAGGAAATTTTGTAAATTTGGAAAGTTATAATACATGGTTGTTGGGTTTGCTTAGAAATGGAAAGTTGTTGGAGGCTCGATCGGTTCTTGATGAAATGGTGGATAATGGTATTGAACCGAATATTTATTCGTATAATATTGTGATGGATGGATTGTGCAGGAATCATATGATGTTGGATGCCAGAAGGTTGATGGATTTGATGGTAAGTAATGGCGTTTACCCGGATACTGTTACTTACACTACTCTCTTACATGGGTATTGTAGCAAAGGGAAGGTTTTTGAAGCTAAAGCTGTTCTTAATGAAATGATTAGGAAAGGCTGTCATCCAAATACTTATACTTGCAACACGCTGTTGAATAGCCTGTGGAAACAAGGGAGAAAAGTAGAGGCCGAGGAAATGCTGCAAAAGATGAATGAAAAGAATTATCAGTTAGATACTGTGACCTGCAATATTGTGGTCAATGGTCTGTGTAGAAACGGGGAATTGGAGAAAGCAAGTGAAGTTGTAAGTGAGATGTGGACCGATGGAACAGATTCCATTGGTAAAGAAAACTCATTTGCTGGCCTAGTTAATTCAGTCCACAATGTACCAACCAGCATGCCTGATGTAATCACTTACACAACCTTAATTAGTGGACTTTGCAAGGTTGGGAGGCTGGAGGAAGCCAAAAAGAAATTTATTGAGATGATGGCGAAAAACTTGCACCCTGATTCTGTGACTTACGATACGTTTGTACTGAGTTTTTGTAAGCAAGGTAAGATATCATCGGCGTTACGTGTATTGAAAGATATGGAGAGAAATGGTTGCAGCAAGACTCTTCAAACTTATAATTCACTAATATGGGGGTTAGGAAGTAAAGGGCAAATATTTGAAATATATGGATTGATGGATGAGATGAGAGAAAGAGGAATACGTCCAGATATTTGCACTTACAATAATATGATTAGTTGTCTCTGTGAAGTAGGGAAAGCAAAGGATGCCACTTCTCTTTTACATGAACTGCTAGATAAGGGCATATCTCCCAATGTATCTTCCTTCAAAATATTGATTAAAGCCTTCTGCAAGTCTGGAGATTTTAAAGTAGCCTGTGAACTTTTTGACGTAGCTTTGAGTGTATGTGGCCATAAAGAAGCTTTGTACAGTTTGATGTTCAACGAATTACTTACCGGTGGAAAACTCTCTGACGCAAAGGAGCTACTTGAAGCTTCTTTAGAAAGATCTCTCTTATCGAAGAATTTCATGTATAAAGATTTGATTGACAAACTTTGCAAGAATGAAAGGTTAGATGATGCCCACTTCCttcttcagaagttgattgaTAAGGGATATGACTTCGACCACTCATCATTCATACCTGTGATTGATGGCTTAAGTAAAAGGGGAAATAAACAGCAAGCTGATGAGCTAGCAAGGATAATGGAATTGGCTTTAGAAGGTAGAGATGCAGATAGGACTTGTCGAAATGGAAACACCGTCTTTCGTCGAAAATTACACAAGGATGGTGGAAGTGATTGGCAGGATATAATTAACAG